The Acidobacteriota bacterium sequence CGCGCCGCCTCGCGGAACGCCATCGCACCCGCCACCCGGAAGGCGCCCTCGGACGAGTCCACGTCGTGGTGGGACCCGTCGTAGAGCGATACCCGGACGTCCTCGATCGGATATCCGGCGAGTACGCCGGTGGTCATCGCCTCGCGGATGCCGCTTTCGACCGGCTTGATGAACTCGCGCGGCACCGCGCCGCCAACGATGTCGTTGACGAACTCCAGTCCATGGCCCGCCTGTCCCGGCGCGACGCGGATCTTCACGTGGCCGTACTGTCCGCGGCCGCCGGTCTGCTTGACGTAGCGTCCCTCCGACTCGGTCGGGCGCGTCAGCGTTTCCTTGTAGGCCACCTGCGGGCGGCCGACCCTGGCCTCGACGCTGAACTCCCGCTTCAGCCGGTCAACGAGGATCTCCAGGTGCAACTCGCCCATTCCGGAGATCACCACCTGCCCGGTCTCCTCGTCGGTCCGGACCTGGAACGTGGGATCCTCGGCCGTCAGCTTCGCCAGCCCCAGCGTCAGCTTCTCCTGGTCCGCCTTTGTCTTCGGCTCGATCGCCAGGCTGATGACCGGCTCCGGGAACTTCATCGACTCGAGCAGCACCGGGCGCTGCGTATCGCAGATGGTGTCGCCGGTCGCGACGCTCTTCAGGCCGACCGCGGCGGCGATGTCGCCGGCATAGACCTGCCGGATCTCCTCCCGCTTGTTCGCGTGCATCTTCAGGAGCCGGCCAATCCGCTCCTTCCGCTCGCGGCCGGGGTTGAGAATCATCGCCCCGGTCTGCATCACGCCGGAGTAGACCCGGATGAACGTGAGCTGACCGACGTACGGGTCGGTCATCACCTTGAACGCGAGCGCCGAGAACGGCGCGCCGTCATCGGCCGAGCGCTCCACGCGATAGTCGTCGGCGTCCTCGGCCCGCAACGGGTTGACGCCGGTGATCGCCGGGACGTCTTCGGGCGACGGCAGAAAGTCCACCACCGCATTGAGCAGCGGCTGCACGCCCTTGTTCTTGAAGGCGGAGCCGCACAGCACGGCGACGAACGGCGGGTCGCCGCCGCGCACCGACTCGACCGTGCGGCGCCGCAGCGCCTCGCGGATGCCGTCCGACGGCAGCGGCTCTCCATGCAGGTAGAGGTCGAGCAGGTCGTCGTCGACCTCGCTCACCTTCTCGACCAGATGCTCGCGCGCCGTCATCGCCGCTTCGCGCGCCGCCTCCGGAATCGCGGAGACGATCGGCTTCGCGCCCAGCGTGTCGTCCGCGTAGCGGATCGC is a genomic window containing:
- the fusA gene encoding elongation factor G, which produces MARTVALSRTRNIGIMAHIDAGKTTTTERILFYTGITYKLGEVHDGTAVMDWMEQEQERGITITSAATTCFWREHRINIIDTPGHVDFTAEVERSLRVLDGSVAVFDAVAGVEPQSETVWRQADKYRVPRLCFVNKMDRVGADFDRTIEQIRTKLGANPVAVQLPLFEGEEFAGVIDLIDMKAIRYADDTLGAKPIVSAIPEAAREAAMTAREHLVEKVSEVDDDLLDLYLHGEPLPSDGIREALRRRTVESVRGGDPPFVAVLCGSAFKNKGVQPLLNAVVDFLPSPEDVPAITGVNPLRAEDADDYRVERSADDGAPFSALAFKVMTDPYVGQLTFIRVYSGVMQTGAMILNPGRERKERIGRLLKMHANKREEIRQVYAGDIAAAVGLKSVATGDTICDTQRPVLLESMKFPEPVISLAIEPKTKADQEKLTLGLAKLTAEDPTFQVRTDEETGQVVISGMGELHLEILVDRLKREFSVEARVGRPQVAYKETLTRPTESEGRYVKQTGGRGQYGHVKIRVAPGQAGHGLEFVNDIVGGAVPREFIKPVESGIREAMTTGVLAGYPIEDVRVSLYDGSHHDVDSSEGAFRVAGAMAFREAARRAAAVLLEPVMRFEVVVPEEYMGDVIADLNGRRGKVRSMEARGGTQIISARAPLAEMFGYATELRSRTQGRATYSMHFDRYEPAPESVTDLIVARIRGE